Genomic DNA from Candidatus Hydrogenedentota bacterium:
GCGAAGCGCAAGGTGCTCTTGCTCGATGCCTGTCACAGCGCACAGGGCCGTTCGGTGCGGCGCATGGACCGCAGCGTGGCCGACCAGCTCCAGTTCGACTCGGAGGGCATGGTCGTGCTCGCGTCGTGCGGGCCCGACGAGGTTTCCCACGAGATGGAAGAGACCGGCCATGGCGCGTTCACGCATTTCCTGCTCGAAGGCCTGTCCGGCGCGGCGGACACCAACGGCGATACGCTGATCGGCGCCAAAGAACTCAGCGTCTTCGCATGGGACCGCACCCGGCTCTGGGCTTCAAACAAGGGCCTCACGCAAAATCCATGGGACCTGTCCAGGGTCTCCGGTGATATTGTACTGACCAGCGTGATAACTGTGGATGGTGAAAGCAGTGATAGGCAGCCTGAAGCCGGCGACGAAATGACCGTGGAACTCGGGGGCGGGGTGACCCTGGAGATGGTGTGGATACCACCGGGGACTTTCGTGATGGGCAGCCCTGCGAATGAAGCGGGCAGAGAGGATGACGAAACGCAACATACGGTAACGATCACGCGCGGGTTCTGGATGGGCAAATATGAGATAACGCAGGCGCAGTGTGAGCGATTGACGGACACCAAATCCAGCTATTTCACCGGCGACCCGGACCTTCCACTGGAGAACATTTCTTGGGAAGGCTGCATGGTCCTTCTGGAAAGCCTGAATCGCAGGACCCGGGGAGGAGGTTTTCGTCTGCCAACAGAGGCGGAGTGGGAGTACGCTTGCCGTGCAGGTTCGACAACGCCCTTCCACTTCGGTCAAACGATTTCAACCGACCAAGCTAACTATAATGGTAATTTCACTTACGGTAAGAGCCGAAAGGGTATGTTTCGAGACAAGACCACGCCCGTTGGAAGTTTTCCCCCAAACGCGTGGGGCTTGCATGACATGCACGGGAACGTCGGGGAATGGTGTTGGGACTGGTACGAGGATGATTTCTATGACCGTGGCCCCGACCATGACCCAAAGAATAGTTCCGGGGGCGAGTATAGGGTGATACGGGGCGGCAACTGGATGGACGACCCCGCAGAATGCCGGTCTGCCAAACGGCGCTACGCGGACCCCACGGACTGGGACTCATACGTGGGAGTTCGGGTGGTTCTTGACGATTAGCATCAAAGCTCCGAGTGCGCGTTTCTCTATCTCGCATAGGCAAAGGTGAGGAACCATGTCATGAACAAATCCCGCAGCAGAAGTTTGCAGTTGATACTGTGTTCGGCGGCGTTGCTGGCGTGCATGACGTTGCGGACGGCCCCCGCCTTCTGCGCGGCCGCGGAGCCGGGCGCGGAACTGCGCAACGAAGCGGCCGCGCGCCGCTTCTTCGACGAGGGGCGGCAGCGGACGCTGCCCGCTCCCGCTGCGTCGCGCGAGGCGGGCGGCTCGCTTGAGGCGTTGTTCGACGACCAGGGCGCTGCTTCAACGGCTTCGCAGGGCGCGGGCACCGGTCTGCGGCGCGAACTGCCGCAGCGCGAGCTATTGGGCCGGCTCCGGGAACTGGACAAGCACGCGCAACCGTCCGGCGCTTTGACGCCGCCGGAACAGCCGCTGGACGGCGGCCGCTCGAAGGGATATGGGGCGAATTGGACCATTCTGGTGTACATGGCCGTCGATGCAAGCGACATTGACCAGGCTACGGTTCCGATCATCGCAGAAATGGAGCAGATAGGCTCCAGCGGCCTGGCCAACGTGGTCGCGCTGGTGGACCGCTCCTACGGCGCGGGCGACTACGGCGGCGCACGCGTGGCGTGGATTCAGCGCTGGCCGCAGCCCGCGGGGCAGTCCCTGGTGCATCCGGACACTTCCTACGCCGTAGGCGAGGTAAACACGGGCGACCCGAACACGTTGGCGAGCTTTATCCAGTGGGGCACGCAGGCCTTTCCGTCG
This window encodes:
- a CDS encoding SUMF1/EgtB/PvdO family nonheme iron enzyme; translation: MQSGTLRVFLGLWLLACLLAGCEAPQPARGSAGTAAPPPAADWAAGRKFGVVVGVNRYDDAGIGNLRFAVADAAAIHAALTQAENGFNPEQLALLTDDMPQDRQPTRNNILKYLNNFIGLAGAQDTVLVYFAGHGTTEDSRLYLMPSDGSASLAAKTGVAFEDVRGMLEISPAKRKVLLLDACHSAQGRSVRRMDRSVADQLQFDSEGMVVLASCGPDEVSHEMEETGHGAFTHFLLEGLSGAADTNGDTLIGAKELSVFAWDRTRLWASNKGLTQNPWDLSRVSGDIVLTSVITVDGESSDRQPEAGDEMTVELGGGVTLEMVWIPPGTFVMGSPANEAGREDDETQHTVTITRGFWMGKYEITQAQCERLTDTKSSYFTGDPDLPLENISWEGCMVLLESLNRRTRGGGFRLPTEAEWEYACRAGSTTPFHFGQTISTDQANYNGNFTYGKSRKGMFRDKTTPVGSFPPNAWGLHDMHGNVGEWCWDWYEDDFYDRGPDHDPKNSSGGEYRVIRGGNWMDDPAECRSAKRRYADPTDWDSYVGVRVVLDD